Genomic window (Nitrospirales bacterium LBB_01):
GACCGCAAGGCGCTCAGAGAGTTTGCCGACACTTTAAAGGAACAGCTCGGCTCGGCAGTGTTGGTTTTAGCGTCAGAGCTTGATGGTCAGGCATCGCTGCTTTCTATGGTGACCAAAGACCTTACCAAAAAATACCACGCTGGAAAGATACTTAAAGCAATAGCAGAAAAAGCAAATGGAAGCGGCGGCGGCAATGCAGAAATGGCTCAAGGCGGCACAAAAGACGTCAATTTGGTAACGTCTGCCCTGAATACTCTGCCTGAGATTCTATCTTCTCATTAAAACTGAGAGCACAAAGTCCGAAGCAAAAGAAGTGACTTTCTTACCGATTCAAACCGTACTTGTTCTCTGTCTCCTGAAAACTGACAAGTAATAACCTGCTCCTGCCCATGAGAACTCCTAACGGCAAAGCAGACATGTCCGACCGGTTTTTCTTTGCTTCCTCCAGTGGGGCCTGCCACTCCGGTTACCGCTGCACTCAGGTCTGCTCCCGTTAGCTCCATTACCCCTCTGACCATTTCAAGAGCAGTTTCAGCGCTTACTGCACCGTAGTTTTCCAAAGTGTCGGCGCTGACCCCAAGCGCTTTCATTTTTAAGTCGTTACTATAGGCTACAACTCCTCCCAAAAAAACCTGAGAGCTGCCCGGTACTGCCGTTAAAAATCCCGCTATCATTCCACCCGTGCAGGATTCGGCTGTTGATATGGTTAGTCCCTTTTTAGAGGCATCGCTTATAAGCTCACTGCATAGCGCTGTTAGTTGCTCTATCTCAGGTATGCCTGAAATCATTTTTTATTTCCATATATTCTACTTAGGTTATTCATAGCTGAAATATAATAAGGGTCTATCGCAAGGGCTTTTTTAAAGTACACCTCGGCGCCCTTGGTGTCACCCTTTGCCAAATATATAACACCAAGTCCGTTATAAACGTGAGGGGAGTTGGGAAGCAAGCTATCTGCAAGAGTATAATTTAGTTCAGCCGCATCAAAATTCTCCATACGAACATAAACATTTGCCAGGTTTACATATGCTGGCGGATAATTCCTCTCTATTAGTATTGATTTTGATAACACCACTGCCGCCTCATCATATATTCCTCTCGTTGTATAAGCTGCTCCAAGATTGCTGAGGGCTATATAATTATTTTTTGTCACTCTGATTGCGTGTTCAAAGAGCGTTATATCGGTTTTCCAAAAACCAACCTGTGTGTGCGCTGTAAGCGTATTAAATATAATGATTCCAGCAAACGCTGCTGCAACTATTGTTGTTTTGATCTTGTCGGAATTTCTGGGAACCGCCATTGCTGCTGCTAAAAAGATGCCAATAGACGGTAGGTAGGTGTATCTGTCTGCCATAGACTGTGACCCCACCTGCACTAAGCCTATCACAGGCACAAGAGTGCCTATAAACCAAAACCAGCCTGTGAAAAATGCAGGAGCTTTTTTAACGTAAATTATAACTAATGTTGTTAGCGCTATAAAAAAAGAGATTGCTATCAAAGTCTTAACCACAGGTGCCGGCCGCTCAATTGTGTATATGGCTGACATGTTTGTTGGATACATGAGCTTTATGAAATATGTCATATATGCGATAAAGGCATTTTTGAGGCGGTCGCCTAACGTTAAATACTCAAGCTTTGCCATAACTCCACCGGTATTTTGAGCACGGAACGTTATAATGGAGGAAATGACAGAAAGAATAAACATCGGGATTTTTTCCGTAATCAGCGGTAAAAGCTGTTTAAACCCAGAGCCGGGATGACATCTTTTCAAAGGCCAAAAGTCAATCAGCAGCAGCACAAATGGAAGCGTTACAGCCATCGGTTTTGACATAATAGCAAGTGCATACATGAAGGTTGTAAGAAAAATAAATACCCTCTTATGGCTCTTAGCGTAATATGAGTAGGAGAGCATTGTCAGCATCCAGAAAAACCCGCAAAGCACATCCTTTCTCTCAGCCACCCATGCAACCGACTCTACGTGCATTGGGCTTACAGCAAACATCACAGAAACAAACGCCGCTTGCCACTGTGAGTCAAGGAGTTTACTAAAAAGTATAAACAGCAGGACAGAGTTAAACAAGTGTAAAATCAGATTTGTGAAGTGATGACCTCCGGGCTTAAGCCCATATAGTTTCACGTCAATCATATGTGTAATAATGGTCAACGGGATCCAGTTGTTGTCAACAATGGACGTAAATGCCCACTTAATGTTTTCAACACTTAAGCCCTTCATTACACGGTAATTTTGTGTTACATACTTTTGGTCGTCATAATTTATGAAAGCAAAGTCTTTTACCTGAATGTATATAAAAAGTGTAAGAGCAATTGTGGTTAGAACAATTATATCCGACATCTCAAGCGGAAATTTCCAGAGTTTCACAGTTTTAGTGTTTTTCATTTTTGTTTCTCATAGTCTCTGCATCCCTGAGATTTTCACGGGCTATGCTGAAATATGGATTTAAATTAAGCGCCATTACAAAACTCCTTTTAGCATCCACTGCTTTTCCCTCAGCCATATATGCCATACCTATGCCGTTTAACGCTGTATAAAGCAGCGGGTTTTTCTTTATTGCCTCGCTATAAAAGTAGATAGCGTCTGCGGTACGGTTTTCATTAAACAACACATAGGCAAGATTTATATAAGAATGCACATAGTCTGGGTTTATCCTTATAGCCTCATTAAAATACTGCTTAGAAAGTGAAAAGTTTCCTTTTATAGCATAAGCTGTGCCAATGTTATACAGCGCTACGTAGTTATCCTTAGTAACCTGTGCAGCCCGTCCAAACAACGTGAAATCATCTTTCCAGTAATGCACCTGTTTTTTAGAAGTTATGCTAAGTATTATTATAACAATCAGCAGTATTGAAATCAATATAGAGGTTTGATTTCTGGTCTTGGGTTTAGGCAGCGACATAGCAAGCATAAGAAAAAGCCCAATGTATGGGACATAAGTATATCTGTCTGCCATTGAATGAAGTCCTATCTGGACAACGCCTGCTACCGGAAACAGTGTGCCAAGATAAAATAACCACCCGACTAAAAGCCATGGGGATTTCTTAACAAACTTTATTGAAACTATTGTGACAGCCGCTATAAGTACAACTGATAATAGAACATAGCTAAGTGGGATGGCTTTTTGAAGCGGATAGAGCGGCGATAACCCATGCGGATAAACCATCATGTAAATATATTTTACATATGAAATGAGAGCGTTTTTAAGCCTCAGTACAAGAGGGATTGCTTCAAAGGGTTCCTCAGAGCCAATTTGAATCCTATAGGTAATAAAACTTAAAATCGCTGAGAAAATAAAGAAAGGGATTTTTTCGGCAATTAGCCATGCTGCTGATTTACCCTCATTAGTGGAGTGTGTGAAATTAAAGCGCTTAAGCGGCCAAAAATCAAACAACAAAAGCACAAATGGAAACGTAACAGCCATAGGTTTTGACATAAGCGACAGCATGAAAAAACACAGCGCACAAAGGTGTCTTACAATGCGGGGTTTACTTGCATATAAGAGATACGAAAGCAGGGCAAGCATCCAAAAAAATGTGCTCAGTACGTCCTTTCTTTCTGAAATCCATGCCACAGACTCCACATGCACGGGATGCACTGCAAACAGGGCAGCCGTTAAGGCGCTGACAATTAAATTACCGGTCATTAGCTGTACGATTACAAAAAGAAGTATTACGTTTAATGTGTGCAGCATTATGTTGGTTATATGGTGGCCTCCAATGTTGCTGCCATATATGGAAACGTCAAGCATGTGCGATATAAGCGTAAGCGGAAGCCAGTTGCTGTCAACCACTGCCGTAGATGCCCACACTATCGACTGACGGTTTACACCCGATAACACCATTTGGTTTTGGCTTACGTAGAGGTTATCGTCGTAGTTAACAAAGCCAAAGTGAGCAGTTTCGGAATAGATAAAAAGAATTGCCATAATCAAAAAAATGCAAACGGCTGTTTTAGTATAGACTGAGCGTTCCATTGCTTATATTATCACTTTTCTCTGAATTATTAATTATAACACTAAAGTAAAGTGAAAAAGAATTAATTGCCTATGCAGTTAGCTCCGCAAACAAAAAAATGGATTCCTGCCTTCGCAGGAATGACAAGAAAAAAAGGAATGACAAAAAAAAGAAATGGCCCCCTTTGTCATTCCCGCCTACGAGCGGGAATCCAGTCTTTTAACTGTATCATTTGCTGACTGAAAAAAATCTACAGGAGTTAACTCAATAAGCATTAAGAATTATAACCACAGATGAACACAGATAAATTAAATTAATTGCCTATGCAGTTAGCTCCGGTAGAGGGTTTTCTGTCATTTAAAGGATGTATATAAAATAACTGGATCCCGCATCAAGTGCGGGATGACAAATGAAGGCGTAGTTAGCAGTCCTGTCATTCCTGCGAAGGCAGGAATCCAGTTTCTTGTTAGCGGAGTTAACTCAATAAGCATTTTAAATAATTCTAATCAGTGTTTATCAGTGTTTTATTTTATGTGTTTTTTAAAAGTGAATAGCTATTTGCTGATGCGTTCTGGGTGAGTGTATATGTTAAATCTGTTTCCTCTTATAAAGCCAATCATTGTAATACCAAGAGCATCGGCTATTTCTACTGAAAGCACTGTCGGGGCAGTCCGGCTGGCTACAACAGGGATTTGCCACTTGCCGCACTTAGAGCCAATCTCTGAGGAAAGCCTGCCGCTAAGCAGCATTAGTTTGTCGTCAAGGGCGATGTCATTAATTATGCAGTGCCCAATCGCTTTATCAACTGCATTATGCCTGCCGATATCCTCTGTCATAACCAAAATCTCTTTTCCATCCGAGATTGCGGCGCTGTGAATACATCCGGTTAGATTATAAGAAGCTGAGCGGTGTTGAAACTCATTAAAAAGCCGCCTGATGCTGTCGCCGTCTATTTTAAAATTACCGATGTTTAATTTTTCTCCAAACGTTTTTTTTGTAGTTATGCCACCAATGCAGCCCGATGTCACAGCCTTTCCCTCAAGCACCACCTCACCCTCCGCCTCAATATCTACCTCTATGTTGTCGCCATACTTAATTAACATCTTATCTACACACCAGCTGCCGCGTATCACGCCCTCAGTCATAATAAACCCTGTCACAAGCTCTTTAATCATAACAGGAGAGCAGTACATCGCCAACACTTCAGTGCCGTTTATCCGTAACACCAGTCGTTTTTCTAATGCTATCGGATCACTCAGCAATTCCCTGTCATTGCCGCTAACCCGATAAATATTTCTTTTTATGTAGATATCCATTGAGGCTAAATCCTTGTCATCAGCATACATTACAGAAAAACTCCTTTCCAAGCAATTCAGGGAATTCCTCAGCCGGTATCGGTTGGCTAAACAGAAACCCCTGCACCTCGTCACAGCCAAGAACGCTTAAAATTTTTAACTGCTCCAGTGTTTCCACTCCCTCGGCAATTACCCGTAATTTTAAGTTGTGCGACATGTCTATGATTGTCCTGACAATTGTAATATCATCCGTATCGCTTGCTATTTCTTTGATAAACGATTTGTCAATTTTTAGTTTTTTAAACGGTAGATGTTTCAGATAACTAAGCGATGAGTACCCTGTGCCAAAATCATCAATAGCAACGCTAACGCCGCAGGCGTTAAACCTCCGAAGCATTGAAATAGTGGTATCCACGTTTTGCATACAGAAACTCTCCGTAAGTTCAAGCTCAAGATTAGCCGGCGCCATCTGTGTTGTGCTCAGTATCTGAAAAACCGCACCGGCAAGGTCATAGTGTCTTGACACTTGGGTTGTTGAGACATTTACGGCAAGAACGATTGGGGGAAGCCCTATATTAAGCCAAGCTACGGCTTGTTTACAGCTGTCAAGGAGCACCTGTTCGCCAAGAGCCATTATTAACCCTGTATCTTCTGCCAGTTGGATAAATTTATCAGGATACGGCAAACCCCTCTCCGGGTGCCTCCAGCGCACTAATGCCTCTGCCCCCATAATTTTTCCGGTCTTTATATCCAGCTGTGGCTGATAATACACTACTAGTTCACCTCGATGTAGCGCTAAGCGCAGCTCCTTCTCCATCGCTATGCGCTCGTTTACGGACTCATCCATCTCCAGTGTAAACATAGTACAAGTGTTTTTCAGTGATTTTTTTGAATAATACATGGCAGTGTCTGCGTGTTTTAACAGCTCCTCGGCATCGTTTGCGTCATTTGGATAAAGGCTTACACCGACACTTGCAGTAATATTATAAACGTTTGTGTTTATCTCATACGGCTCAGTTAAACATGACAATGTTTTTTGCGTAACGATTTCAATATCTATGTCGCTTTTGAGGTTTGATAAAATTACTGTAAACTCATCGCCGCTCATGCGGCAAACGGTGTCGGTATCACGGACACATTTCTCCAGTCGTGAGGCAATAGACTGAAGCAGCATGTCCCCGACATCGTGCCCCATGGAGTCATTAACGTTTTTGAAATTATCTATGTCTATGTACAAAACGCCTATGGTGCGTTCATACCGGGCGGCGCTCTTTATTTCCTGACGCAGTCTGTCAAAAAACAACACACGGTTGGGTAGCCCTGTAAGAGCGTCATAGTTGGCCATGTGCTCTAATTTTTCCTCCATACGCTTACGCTGGATAATGCCTGACAGGGTATTGGCTACCGACATAAGGAAGTTTTCCTCTAAGGAGGTGCGTATATGCCCATGCTCTACGTATAGATTGATTACTCCAACCACGCTTTCTTCTGATTTAATAGGTACACAGTAATGCCCGTGTTCAACCATGCCGTCATATGTGACCTCGTGGCGGTCGTCAATAGAGGATGTAAACACTACCTCACCGGAGAGAGCGGCAATGCCGCATAGACAGCTGCCAAATGTTACACGGTTGCATTTTTTTAACAAATCCCATGATATACCCCTCTGCGTTGTCATCACAAGCTCGTTGGGGTTATCCTCAACAAGAAAAATACACCCTGTTTTCTTTGGCGATAACCATGGAACTGTGCTTATTAGTTCAAGAATTCTGTCCAGATATTCCTCAAGGGTAAGCGTTTGAATAGATAGCTGCATGATGGTATTTATCACGTTTTGAATCATATAGTTTTGAGCCGTCTTTTCCTCCGACTCTTTACGTAAAATTATACCGGCAATCGTACTTGCAACGCTTTTTAAGAAATTTTCGTCCTCAGTTTTTCGTTCATATCCGTCGTCAACATAGACATTGATTACTCCAAGCAGCCGGTCATTTGAAACAATGGGAACGCAGTAGTGCCCGTGGGGTAACATATCAGAATAGCGGATTGTATGGTTTTCATCGCCAACACTTGATGAAAATACAATCTCCTTTTTTAATGCCGCACATCCGCACAGACATTTGCCAAGAGGCAAATTAGAACATACATTTAACTGTTCGTCAGTAAAATTAAAATGAGCCGACATTTTAATCGTTTCAGAAATCTTGTCAAACGTATATATACATCCTTTGGATTTTAGTGAAATCCACGACACTGACATCAAAAGGTGCAGTATCTCGTTTAACTGCTCCCGTAATGAAATCGGATGCAATGAGATATTCAGAATTGAGTTGATAACATCCTGGACTTTAACCTTGTGATTAATATCAGCCTGCTTATGACGTAACTGCTGTATAATTTCCTGCAACTTCTCGCTTGCTTCGTAGTTAAACAGCTTTATTACGCCTAACATGGAAAAAGCGATAAACAGAGCACAGATTGCCCTAAATACCTGAACTGGGATGTGGACAGTTGACAGGAATGTGTCGGCATTAATAACACTTGCCGGGAAAAACCCGCCTTTTGGAGCAACAAATCCCGCAAAAAAACCATACGCTATAAGGAATGTCACAGTAAAGAAAAAGTATTTATCGGCTTTTGAGTTTTCTATCAGGTCAGTCTCAGTAGAGTACAGCCTTAGCCCGACAGCGGTTGCAACAGCGCCGGGCAGCGCTAAGAAATATCGCGACAAAATATGAATGGTTTTAAGCGGCTCGGCTGAGTAATAAGCGATAATGAATATAGTTACTAAAATCACAGGCATAAGGTGCCAACTCAAATATTGAGTAATTTTCCTCATCGCTGCATTTTCACAGATTTTTAAAGTCCTTCTGCTAAACTCAAACAGGAAGCAAAACGAAGAAACAAGGAAAATAAGACTTGCTGTTTTTAAAATTGCATGAGCCGGATGTACAAATGACATCATATCAAGCCACTCGTTTATCCCGTGAAGAAACGCAAACGCAGATAAAATCCAGATAAAACCAGATAGTTTAAACTGTCCTTCTGTTTTAGCCTGAACGGATATTGCAACGCCCATAAAAACAAATGCAAACCCATAGACCAAAAACACGTAATCCATGTTGTGTCTAAAAAA
Coding sequences:
- a CDS encoding CinA family protein, with the protein product MISGIPEIEQLTALCSELISDASKKGLTISTAESCTGGMIAGFLTAVPGSSQVFLGGVVAYSNDLKMKALGVSADTLENYGAVSAETALEMVRGVMELTGADLSAAVTGVAGPTGGSKEKPVGHVCFAVRSSHGQEQVITCQFSGDREQVRFESVRKSLLLLRTLCSQF
- a CDS encoding tetratricopeptide repeat protein, which gives rise to MKNTKTVKLWKFPLEMSDIIVLTTIALTLFIYIQVKDFAFINYDDQKYVTQNYRVMKGLSVENIKWAFTSIVDNNWIPLTIITHMIDVKLYGLKPGGHHFTNLILHLFNSVLLFILFSKLLDSQWQAAFVSVMFAVSPMHVESVAWVAERKDVLCGFFWMLTMLSYSYYAKSHKRVFIFLTTFMYALAIMSKPMAVTLPFVLLLIDFWPLKRCHPGSGFKQLLPLITEKIPMFILSVISSIITFRAQNTGGVMAKLEYLTLGDRLKNAFIAYMTYFIKLMYPTNMSAIYTIERPAPVVKTLIAISFFIALTTLVIIYVKKAPAFFTGWFWFIGTLVPVIGLVQVGSQSMADRYTYLPSIGIFLAAAMAVPRNSDKIKTTIVAAAFAGIIIFNTLTAHTQVGFWKTDITLFEHAIRVTKNNYIALSNLGAAYTTRGIYDEAAVVLSKSILIERNYPPAYVNLANVYVRMENFDAAELNYTLADSLLPNSPHVYNGLGVIYLAKGDTKGAEVYFKKALAIDPYYISAMNNLSRIYGNKK
- a CDS encoding tetratricopeptide repeat protein, with translation MAILFIYSETAHFGFVNYDDNLYVSQNQMVLSGVNRQSIVWASTAVVDSNWLPLTLISHMLDVSIYGSNIGGHHITNIMLHTLNVILLFVIVQLMTGNLIVSALTAALFAVHPVHVESVAWISERKDVLSTFFWMLALLSYLLYASKPRIVRHLCALCFFMLSLMSKPMAVTFPFVLLLFDFWPLKRFNFTHSTNEGKSAAWLIAEKIPFFIFSAILSFITYRIQIGSEEPFEAIPLVLRLKNALISYVKYIYMMVYPHGLSPLYPLQKAIPLSYVLLSVVLIAAVTIVSIKFVKKSPWLLVGWLFYLGTLFPVAGVVQIGLHSMADRYTYVPYIGLFLMLAMSLPKPKTRNQTSILISILLIVIIILSITSKKQVHYWKDDFTLFGRAAQVTKDNYVALYNIGTAYAIKGNFSLSKQYFNEAIRINPDYVHSYINLAYVLFNENRTADAIYFYSEAIKKNPLLYTALNGIGMAYMAEGKAVDAKRSFVMALNLNPYFSIARENLRDAETMRNKNEKH
- the fdhD gene encoding formate dehydrogenase accessory sulfurtransferase FdhD, which produces MYADDKDLASMDIYIKRNIYRVSGNDRELLSDPIALEKRLVLRINGTEVLAMYCSPVMIKELVTGFIMTEGVIRGSWCVDKMLIKYGDNIEVDIEAEGEVVLEGKAVTSGCIGGITTKKTFGEKLNIGNFKIDGDSIRRLFNEFQHRSASYNLTGCIHSAAISDGKEILVMTEDIGRHNAVDKAIGHCIINDIALDDKLMLLSGRLSSEIGSKCGKWQIPVVASRTAPTVLSVEIADALGITMIGFIRGNRFNIYTHPERISK
- a CDS encoding EAL domain-containing protein — translated: MESVEQFFRHNMDYVFLVYGFAFVFMGVAISVQAKTEGQFKLSGFIWILSAFAFLHGINEWLDMMSFVHPAHAILKTASLIFLVSSFCFLFEFSRRTLKICENAAMRKITQYLSWHLMPVILVTIFIIAYYSAEPLKTIHILSRYFLALPGAVATAVGLRLYSTETDLIENSKADKYFFFTVTFLIAYGFFAGFVAPKGGFFPASVINADTFLSTVHIPVQVFRAICALFIAFSMLGVIKLFNYEASEKLQEIIQQLRHKQADINHKVKVQDVINSILNISLHPISLREQLNEILHLLMSVSWISLKSKGCIYTFDKISETIKMSAHFNFTDEQLNVCSNLPLGKCLCGCAALKKEIVFSSSVGDENHTIRYSDMLPHGHYCVPIVSNDRLLGVINVYVDDGYERKTEDENFLKSVASTIAGIILRKESEEKTAQNYMIQNVINTIMQLSIQTLTLEEYLDRILELISTVPWLSPKKTGCIFLVEDNPNELVMTTQRGISWDLLKKCNRVTFGSCLCGIAALSGEVVFTSSIDDRHEVTYDGMVEHGHYCVPIKSEESVVGVINLYVEHGHIRTSLEENFLMSVANTLSGIIQRKRMEEKLEHMANYDALTGLPNRVLFFDRLRQEIKSAARYERTIGVLYIDIDNFKNVNDSMGHDVGDMLLQSIASRLEKCVRDTDTVCRMSGDEFTVILSNLKSDIDIEIVTQKTLSCLTEPYEINTNVYNITASVGVSLYPNDANDAEELLKHADTAMYYSKKSLKNTCTMFTLEMDESVNERIAMEKELRLALHRGELVVYYQPQLDIKTGKIMGAEALVRWRHPERGLPYPDKFIQLAEDTGLIMALGEQVLLDSCKQAVAWLNIGLPPIVLAVNVSTTQVSRHYDLAGAVFQILSTTQMAPANLELELTESFCMQNVDTTISMLRRFNACGVSVAIDDFGTGYSSLSYLKHLPFKKLKIDKSFIKEIASDTDDITIVRTIIDMSHNLKLRVIAEGVETLEQLKILSVLGCDEVQGFLFSQPIPAEEFPELLGKEFFCNVC